The Microbacterium limosum sequence TGGGGTCCACCGTCGACGCTGACTGGCGGCTCCATTCTCGCAGATGACCGCGCGAGGGTCAGGTAACGATCAGGTCGCGGCGTCCTCGCGCCCCGCCCGCGACCGGCGGCTCACAGCCACTTGGACGTGAGGTGCTCGGAGGTGATGCGCCGAAGCGTGCCCGACGCGCCCCGCAGCACGATGCTCTCCGTGTAGACGTAGTCGCCCTCGCGCCGCACCCCCGCGACGAGCTGGCCGTCGGTGACCCCCGTCGCGACGAAGATCGTATTCCTGCCCTTCACCATGTCGTCGGCCTCGTAGACGTGGCCGTCGAGGGCGAGGCCGGCATCCAGCCCCTTCTGCTTCTCGTCGTCGTCCCGCGCCCAGAGCCGCCCCTGGATATGACCTCCGAGCGCCTTGATGGCACACGCGGTGACGATGCCCTCGGGGCTTCCTCCGATGCCGACGCACATGTCGGTGCGGGCGTTGTGGCGGGCGGCGTTGATGCCGCCCGCGACGTCGCCGTCCGTCATGAGGCGCGTGCCCGCGCCCGCCTCGCGGATCTCGGCGATGAGCTTCTCGTGACGGGGGCGGTTGAGCACCGAGACGACGATCTCGTCGACGGGCTTGCCCAGGGCCTTCGCGAGCAGGCGGATGTTCTCCCCGATGGGCAGGCGGATGTCGACGACGCCGACGCCGGCCGGTCCGGTGACGAGCTTGTCCATGTAGAACACCGTCGACGCGTCGAGCATCGACCCGCGGTCGGAGACGGCGATGACCGAGAGGGCGTTGTTGCGACCCGCGGCCGTGAGAGACGTGCCGTCGATGGGATCGACCGCCACATCGCACTGCGGCCCCCGGCCCGTGCCGACCTTCTCTCCGTTGAAGAGCATGGGCGCGTTGTCCTTCTCGCCCTCGCCGATGACGATGACGCCGTCGAAGTTGACGGTCGTGAGGAAGGCGCGCATCGCGTCGACGGCGGCGCCGTCGGCGGCCTCCTTGGCGCCCCGACCGATGAAGGGCACCGAACGGATCGCGGCGGCCTCGGTGGCGCGGACGAGCTCGAGTGCGAGGTTGCGGTCGGGATGGAGAGGGCTCATGTCCCCCGTGATGCTCACCATGCGGGCCAGCCTAGCCAGCCGGGCGAGGCGGGCATCGGGATTCTGGACGCCTGGAGACGAAGGAATCGCGTTTCTTAACGACCCGTCATGCGGGAGCCGTGCGAATGGCCCGGGCCCCACCCGCCGCCGGCCGCGCGC is a genomic window containing:
- the glpX gene encoding class II fructose-bisphosphatase; the encoded protein is MVSITGDMSPLHPDRNLALELVRATEAAAIRSVPFIGRGAKEAADGAAVDAMRAFLTTVNFDGVIVIGEGEKDNAPMLFNGEKVGTGRGPQCDVAVDPIDGTSLTAAGRNNALSVIAVSDRGSMLDASTVFYMDKLVTGPAGVGVVDIRLPIGENIRLLAKALGKPVDEIVVSVLNRPRHEKLIAEIREAGAGTRLMTDGDVAGGINAARHNARTDMCVGIGGSPEGIVTACAIKALGGHIQGRLWARDDDEKQKGLDAGLALDGHVYEADDMVKGRNTIFVATGVTDGQLVAGVRREGDYVYTESIVLRGASGTLRRITSEHLTSKWL